The DNA region GAAGAAAATCTAACGAACTACGGTTCAGGAATGCAGTGGATCTGCAGATCTGCCGCCTCAATAATGTGTCCCTGCAGATCGAGGCTTTTACGATTGTTCTAATTATGAGCACCCTTTTCTGAGGACCAGTCAATGGGATACGTCAATAGAGAATATCTCACATGAAGACCAATATGCATATATTCGGAGTGTTTTTCCAAGTTTAAGGAGACAACTATGGAATAACGAGGCTGTGGAACGAGGAAGGGCGGCTCTCATACTGATCTTAGGCAGGACAATATGGCTACAACAAGTTTACATGGAAGGAAGAGACTCAACATCCGCCCAATCGCGTCACACTATGTTTTGGATGTCATCACAGGAACAACAACCTGCATATCCGTATGAGGTTCTTACTGTGAGCAGTGGAGAATTTGCTTGTTCCGAAAACTCTTCAATCTGTTCGCTAGTACTTTCTTACTAAAATCTATAGCTTTTCGCGTGATCAAACCGTTGTAAACACAACTGCTGCCAATGCAATCACCGCTGCCGTACGGTTCAACGATGACATCTTGCTAGATCCCGAAGTCGACGTCGACAGCAACAGCGATGGCTCATAGTCCCCAGGATCGCGACTGTCGACGGTTCCATTCCAACAATACCGCTGGAAACATGTCTGACAAGCCTCCGGTACCGCCGTCCCCGTCCGGTTCAGCGAGCGCGAAAGAATCGCACAGCCTACGCACGTCGGCCAGTCCTTATCCTCGGTAGCATTGCCCATAGTAACCACTTCGTACCCATTCGTGATGATCGAGTCCCGCTCCTCATCCGAGTATTTCAGCTGGAAGGTGGACGTGTTGGAATACGCGCTGTAAGGCGAGTTGGGGAGATACACCACCAGGGGTGCCGGGCCGGTGAGGTTAGCCGCGTCGCAGCCAAAGAAGGTCGGACGCTCGTTCAAGCCCTGGTTGATGAAGGTGTGGCGATCAGGGACCGCTGGGAAGACTGTGCCGTTGGCAATGCCCGTCGAGTTGAGACTGCGTTCGTACGTGGCCACCAGCGAGTGTCCATCAGGCCAGTTATAAGACGTGTCGGCCGACGAGTCAACGGCAAAAATTACGTCCACCTGTCGCTGTGGTTGAATTAACGGATGGAGGGGGATATTTTGCTGGTCTTCGCCACCGTCGACCACATCCAGGTCGTTAGCGTTGGAATAAGCGGCGGTGGAGTTGCGGTAGCGATAAAATGGATTAGGTGAGTAAATGGCGATATCATCGTTGGCTTCTCCAATGTCTTCCAAAATGTGTTCCGCGACTGACTTGATGACATCTGGCAGATCAGTTTTATTCAACCGCAGCAAGCCTTGATTGAACAAGGTAGACGACGTGCCCATCACGAATCCCGCGTTGTCAAAACCCCGGACACACGATGCACCCTGGGGGAGTTCCCCGTTTTCGAATGGCGAGCCGAGGTACTCCAGTGGTGCGAAACCAAAGATGGTGGGATCGAAAGAACCAAATTCCCACGGGTTGAACTCATAGACGGTCGAGTTGCTTCCCACCACCAGCTCGCCGGGAGCACGGCCATCAGCCACAACGAGCGGCATGGGCATCTTGCCAGCTTTGAAGTCGTCCGTCTGAGCGATCGAAGACCAGGTGTAATCCACACCCCCGTCCGTGTCGTTGATGAACTGGTAGGACAGTGCACGACCCCAGTAATCGGTCAGCGATGTGTTGAACCCGGCATCTTTCTTGCCGTCCACCATGTGGACGAGGTCCCGCCAGTACTGAGCACTGTCAAGGATCTTGATGCCGCCATCATCTGGTCCTTTGAGGATCGATCGACTGAACTGCCAAACGTCCCCTTTCCCATGGGTCTGTAGCGCAGAGATGGTAGTGAAGTTGTTGAGATAGACCGATCCTAACAGCCAACTTCCACCACTGAGACCTGACACGTATGTGGAGGATTGCAGCAGTCCTCCAAGGTGTCCCGAGCTGGTAGAATTCTCGGTTCGGCTGTCAAATGCCTTCAAGGCACCTGCTCCATTGGTCAATGCACGGTATCCTCCTCCAGAAACGGCGATAGCGATATTCGGCAACTCCGACACATTGTTCGCGTGGTTGTTGATATACGATACGGCATCAAAGGATGGAATCGATATACGGTCTAAGAAATCTTTCATCGGCTCGATGGTCTCGTCCCGACGTGTCCGAAGCCATTCTGTTTCGTTGGAGGATAACGATCCGGCGCCTCTAATACTGGGACGGTTCGAAGGGCAGGTGACATTGGCAGGAGTATAGCCATCTGGTGCATTCGGCAGAGCCCTTCGGGAGAGAGAAATGGCGAGGTTCACGTCCGAT from Aspergillus chevalieri M1 DNA, chromosome 2, nearly complete sequence includes:
- the PLB1_3 gene encoding lysophospholipase 1 (COG:I;~EggNog:ENOG410PFXA;~InterPro:IPR016035,IPR002642;~PFAM:PF01735;~antiSMASH:Cluster_2.1;~go_function: GO:0004620 - phospholipase activity [Evidence IEA];~go_process: GO:0009395 - phospholipid catabolic process [Evidence IEA]), yielding MKDFLDRISIPSFDAVSYINNHANNVSELPNIAIAVSGGGYRALTNGAGALKAFDSRTENSTSSGHLGGLLQSSTYVSGLSGGSWLLGSVYLNNFTTISALQTHGKGDVWQFSRSILKGPDDGGIKILDSAQYWRDLVHMVDGKKDAGFNTSLTDYWGRALSYQFINDTDGGVDYTWSSIAQTDDFKAGKMPMPLVVADGRAPGELVVGSNSTVYEFNPWEFGSFDPTIFGFAPLEYLGSPFENGELPQGASCVRGFDNAGFVMGTSSTLFNQGLLRLNKTDLPDVIKSVAEHILEDIGEANDDIAIYSPNPFYRYRNSTAAYSNANDLDVVDGGEDQQNIPLHPLIQPQRQVDVIFAVDSSADTSYNWPDGHSLVATYERSLNSTGIANGTVFPAVPDRHTFINQGLNERPTFFGCDAANLTGPAPLVVYLPNSPYSAYSNTSTFQLKYSDEERDSIITNGYEVVTMGNATEDKDWPTCVGCAILSRSLNRTGTAVPEACQTCFQRYCWNGTVDSRDPGDYEPSLLLSTSTSGSSKMSSLNRTAAVIALAAVVFTTV